In Astatotilapia calliptera chromosome 16, fAstCal1.2, whole genome shotgun sequence, one genomic interval encodes:
- the trim13 gene encoding tripartite motif-containing 13 has translation MEQLEEELTCPICCGLFEDPRVLLCSHSFCKKCLEGLLEGNRGPAFRTPFKCPTCRKETPHNGANSLQINYSLRGIVEKFSKIKVIPKMSACKQHSGQPLNIFCATDLKLICGFCAATNDHEGHKFCSLEDAYEREKKAFDELLCGVKNWRSADYLSCLDTLQASKKRALLSVSKDAEKVKNYFEKLISALECKKNEILSDFETLKLVVMQAYDPEISKLSAALEEQKRALSIAGSFGSVSDTLCFLQQMQEFRDKLKLLNNTPLPSRKDMDVGPLVRNFDVKNWDSLRLREVDRMSVPHESGSYRIGNKRMAVPRWISILILTLISSVVLSLLLPHTFTAYVTREAESLLAALFSLFAHTGACLQEIKDIYIDVVDAGQKYIMQLIDSTARFIDSYKLPTN, from the coding sequence ATGGAGCAGCTAGAAGAGGAACTTACATGCCCAATCTGCTGCGGTCTGTTCGAGGACCCGCGGGTCTTGCTGTGCTCACACAGCTTTTGCAAGAAATGCTTGGAGGGACTCTTGGAGGGGAATCGAGGTCCAGCTTTTAGGACACCTTTCAAATGCCCCACCTGCCGCAAAGAGACCCCCCACAACGGCGCAAACAGCCTGCAGATCAACTACTCTCTGCGCGGGATAGTTGAGAAGTTCAGCAAAATAAAGGTTATACCCAAAATGTCTGCATGTAAACAACACTCCGGTCAGCCTCTTAACATATTTTGCGCCACCGACTTGAAATTAATATGTGGATTTTGCGCAGCGACGAATGACCACGAAGGGCACAAGTTCTGCTCCTTGGAGGATGCGTATGAACGGGAAAAGAAGGCGTTTGATGAGCTGCTTTGCGGGGTGAAGAACTGGCGTAGCGCAGATTACCTGTCCTGCCTGGATACACTACAAGCCAGTAAGAAAAGGGCGCTTCTGTCGGTCAGTAAGGACGCAGAGAAGGTAAAAAACTATTTCGAGAAACTCATCAGTGCCCTTGAATGCAAAAAGAATGAGATCCTGTCCGACTTCGAAACACTAAAGCTGGTGGTGATGCAAGCATACGACCCGGAGATCAGCAAGCTGAGCGCAGCGCTGGAGGAGCAGAAACGCGCGCTCAGCATCGCTGGGTCTTTCGGGAGCGTTTCCGACACCCTGTGCTTTCTGCAGCAGATGCAAGAGTTCCGGGACAAGTTAAAGCTGCTTAACAATACTCCACTGCCGTCTCGGAAAGACATGGACGTCGGTCCCCTTGTGCGTAATTTCGACGTTAAAAACTGGGATTCATTGAGGCTCAGGGAAGTGGACAGGATGTCGGTCCCCCACGAGAGTGGCTCCTACCGAATAGGGAACAAACGCATGGCAGTGCCCAGATGGATCAGCATTCTTATCCTCACACTTATCAGCTCGGTGGTGCTGTCTCTGCTGCTGCCGCACACCTTCACAGCGTATGTGACCAGGGAGGCTGAATCACTTCTCGCtgcacttttctctctctttgcacATACCGGTGCGTGCCTCCAGGAAATCAAGGACATTTACATAGATGTGGTTGATGCAGGTCAGAAATATATCATGCAGTTAATCGACTCTACTGCCCGCTTTATTGACAGTTATAAATTACCCACTAACTAG